The Fontisubflavum oceani genomic interval TCGCTGCGTGATGCGGGCGCCCATGTTCTGGGTCTGAAAGACATGGCGGGGCTTCTGAAACCAGCCTCCGCGACGCTCCTGATCAAGGCGCTGAAGGAAGAGGTCGGCCTGCCGATCCATTTCCACACCCATGACACGGCGGGCATCGCCTGCGCCACGATCCTGGCGGCGTCCGAGGCGGGCGTTGATGCGGTCGACTGCGCCATGGACGCCCTCTCGGGCAATACCAGCCAGGCGACGCTTGGCACTGTGGTTGAGGCGCTGAAACACACGCCGCGCGACACCGGGCTCGACATCAAATCCGTGCGCGAGATCAGCGACTACTGGGAAGCGGTGCGCGGCCATTACGCGGCCTTTGAAAGCGGCATGCAGGCCCCAGCCTCCGAGGTGTATCTGCATGAGATGCCCGGTGGCCAGTTCACCAACCTCAAGGCGCAGGCACGAAGCCTGGGGCTGGAAGAGCGCTGGCATGAGGTCGCGCAGATGTATGCCGATGTGAACCAGATGTTTGGCGACATCGTGAAAGTCACGCCGTCCTCGAAGGTTGTGGGCGACATGGCGCTGATGATGGTCAGCCAGGGCCTGACCCGCGATCAGGTCGAGGATCCGACAACTGATGTGGCCTTCCCCGACAGCGTGATCGACATGATGCGCGGCAATCTGGGCCAGCCGCCGGGTGGCTTCCCGCCGGGTATTTTGAAGAAGGTCCTGAAAGACGAAGCGCCGGTACTGGATCGTCCGGGCAAACACCTCAAACCGGTCGATTTGGAGAAGACGCGGAGCGATCTCTCTTCTGAGCTGGGCCTGGAGATCGATGACGAAGACCTGAACGGTTATCTGATGTATCCCAAGGTTTTCACCGATTACATGACCCGCCACGCGGAATACGGGCCTGTCCGGACACTGCCGACACGCGCCTTCTTCTACGGCATGGACTCGGGCGAAGAGATCGAAGCCGAGATCGACCCCGGCGTCACCTTGGTGATCCGAATGCAAGCCGTGGGCGAAACCAATGACGAGGGCGAAGCCAAAGTGTTCTTTGAGCTGAACGGCCAACCCCGTACCATCCGCGTCCCCAACCGCAAAATCGCGGCCAGCACCGCCAAACGCCCGAAAGCTGAATTGGGCAACCCGAACCATATTGGCGCACCTATGCCGGGCGTCGTGGCCAGCGTCGCCGTGCAGCCAGGCGCCAAGGTGAAAGAGGGCGATCTGCTTCTGACCATTGAGGCGATGAAAATGGAAACCGGCATCCATGCCGACCGCGACGCAACAGTCAAAGCGGTGCATGTCACGCCAGGCGGTCAGATCGACGCCAAAGATTTGTTGGTGGAATTGGAATGAGGTGCTTCCGCGCCATCACTCTGCCGCTCTTGATGTCTCTGGCTTTGGTCACGCCACTGGCCGCCCAGGTCAAAGGTGGCGGCGGTGGGGGCGACGAAACAACCGTGTTTGAAGAGCATGATCCGGTGATGAATGCCGCCATCGCCGAGGCCCAGGCAAGGCTGCCACGCTTCTTGGCCGAGGTGCTGAATGCGGATGGCGAAAGCCAAGGGCGCGGCACGGTGAAGGTCGCGTTTCAGACCTTCCCAGTCGATCATGGCGATGAGATCATCTGGGTCCGTGACATCTCACAGCGCGCGGACGGTCAGTTCACCGGGTTTCTCAACAATGCCCCGGTCAATCTGGGTGATTGGCGAGAGGGTAGCCAGGTGCAGTTCCTATGAGATGATCCAGGATTGGAGCCTCAGCTCGCCCGCCGGTCGACTTTGGGGCAATTACACCACACGGGTCATCGCCGATTTGCCGGGCAATGGCTATCTCTGGGATTATCTTGAGCCAGCGCCTTTGCCGCCAGGCTGGTGATGGCCACCAGGCGAGGATGAAAACTGCGCCCAGGATGCATTTTTTCTCTTGCAGCCCCGGCCCGGTCAAAATAGATACCACCTCCACAGAGCGGGCGTAGCTCAGGGGTAGAGCATAACCTTGCCAAGGTTAGGGTCGTGAGTTCGAATCTCATCGCCCGCTCCAATCAAAAGGCCCGGGGATTTTCCCCGGGTTTTTTGTTGTTTGGCGATCAGCGTTAGCCCCATGGCCATCTACGGCCAAACTTGGCTATACCCATCGGAAGGATTGGCCCTACCCGGTCTATAGCTCTTCTGCTTGATCCAATAAAACCTCGCGAATTGCGGCCAATCAAGCCTTGGGAGAGAACACGATGAAAATGACAACCGAAGAAGCCTTTGTGAAGGTCCTGCAGCGCCACGGGATCGAACATGCGTTTGGGATCATCGGCTCTGCCATGATGCCGATCTCGGATCTGTTCCCGAAGGCCCGCATCACGTTCTGGGATTGCGCCCATGAGGGCAGCGCGGGGATGATGGCCGATGGCTACACCCGCGCCACCGGCAAGATGTCGATGATGATCGCGCAGAACGGCCCCGGCATCACCAATTTCGTCACCGCCGTGAAAACCGCCTATTGGAACCACACGCCACTTTTGTTGGTCACCCCCAAGCCGCGAACAAAACAATCGGCCAAGGCGGGTTCCAAGAGGTCGAGCAGATGAAACTGTTCGAAGATATGGTGGCCTATCAGGAAGAGGTGCGTGATCCGAGCCGCGTCGTCGAGGTGCTGACCCGGGTGATTGCGCAAGCCAAGCGTCTCTCGGCCCCGGCGCAGATCAACATCCCGCGCGATTTTTGGACTCAGGTCGTGGATATCGAGATCGCCGACCCGATCGAGTTTGAACGCTCTCCGGGCGGAGAAAACTCTGTCGCGGATGCCGCGAAACTGCTGTCCGAAGCGAAAAATCCGGTGATCCTGAACGGCGCGGGCGTGGTCCTCTCCGAAGGCGGGATCGACGCCTCCAAGGCGCTGGCTGAGCGGCTCGATGCGCCGGTTTGCGTCGGCTATCAGCACAACGACGCCTTCCCCGGCAACCACCCGCTTTTTGCCGGTCCGCTTGGCTATAACGGCTCGAAAGCCGGGATGGAGTTGATCAAGGCGGCCGATGTGGTGCTCTGCCTCGGCACCCGATTGAACCCGTTCTCGACCCTGCCGGGCTATGGAATGGAATACTGGCCGACAGACGCGAAAATCATCCAGGTCGACATCAATCCGGATCGGATTGGGCTGACCAAGAAGGTCACGGTCGGCATCGTCGGCGATGCGGCGAAGGTCGCAAAGGGCATTCTCGCCAACTTGAGCGACAGCGCGGCGACACAGGCCGCGACGAGCGAAAAGCAAGGATCGCGCAGACCAAATCAACCTGGGCGCAGCAGCTCAGCTCGATGGATCACGAAGACGACGATCCAGGCACCACCTGGAACGAACGGGCCCGGTCCGCGAAACCGGATTGGATGTCGCCCCGCATGGCTTGGCGCGCGATCCAGCAGGCCCTGCCGCGCGAGGCGATTATCTCGTCCGACATCGGCAACAATTGCGCCATCGGCAACGCGTATCCCTCCTTCGATCAGGGCCGCAAATATCTGGCACCCGGCCTCTTTGGCCCCTGCGGGTATGGCTTACCCGCTATTGTTGGCGCCAAGATTGGCTGCCCTGATGTACCGGTCGTCGGGTTCGCGGGCGACGGCGCGTTCGGCATCGCAGTGAATGAACTGACGGCGATTGGCCGGGGCGAATGGCCCGGGATCACCCAAATCGTGTTCCGCAACTACCAATGGGGCGCGGAGAAACGGAATTCGACCCTCTGGTTTGATGACAACTTCGTCGGCACCGAGTTGGATGATGACGTGAGCTATGCCGGAATCGCGCAGGCATGTGGCCTGAAAGGCGTCGTAGCTCGCACGATGGACGAGCTCACCGCCGCACTGAACCAGGCGCTGAAGGATCAAGCCGCAGGCAAGACCACCCTGATTGAGGCGATGATCAATCAGGAACTGGGTGAGCCCTTCCGTCGCGACGCGATGAAGAAGCCGGTCGAAGTGGCGGGCATTTCACCTGATGACATGATCCCCCAGGCCGGCGCATGACCGCATCGGTCCTGACCGATCTACATGCCCGCGCGGCCGCTGCGGGGAAGCGTATCGTGCTCAGCGAAGGCAACGACCCTCGGGTCGTTGCCGCGGCTTTGGCCGCCCGGGATGCTGGCTTGGCGCAGGTCTCGCTTGTCGGCGGCCCAGATGTGGCGGCCGAGATTGCACGACAAGGTGGCTCGGCTGACGGGATCACCATCTATGATCCGCAACACTCCGATCTGACGCCGGGCTTGGCCGACCTGCTTGTGGACCTGCGCGGCCATAAGGGCATGACC includes:
- a CDS encoding DUF2314 domain-containing protein; the protein is MRCFRAITLPLLMSLALVTPLAAQVKGGGGGGDETTVFEEHDPVMNAAIAEAQARLPRFLAEVLNADGESQGRGTVKVAFQTFPVDHGDEIIWVRDISQRADGQFTGFLNNAPVNLGDWREGSQVQFL
- a CDS encoding phosphate acyltransferase; this encodes MTASVLTDLHARAAAAGKRIVLSEGNDPRVVAAALAARDAGLAQVSLVGGPDVAAEIARQGGSADGITIYDPQHSDLTPGLADLLVDLRGHKGMTPEKAAEQVQDRLVFAALLVRAGHADGTVGGAVATTSDTVRTALQIIGKAEGAALVSSFFLMVLPETHASRPGCDDLFRLWAGH